From the Trueperaceae bacterium genome, one window contains:
- the rlmB gene encoding 23S rRNA (guanosine(2251)-2'-O)-methyltransferase RlmB, translating to MWIYGRNPVAEALEQGQVERLLLAEGVQRGRVAPLEKAARRAGIPIDRVPRIDLDAALGTTAHQGVAAELPELDHQPLDAAFARAEAADEPLLLVLLDHVQDPRNYGAIIRSAEVLGAHGVVTEARRSAPLSAVVAKTAAGAASLLPLVQVANLGNLIRDLKKRGTWIYGADHHAAEAPDRLDWRRDVALVIGAEGRGLRRVVREACDATVAIPTYGRIDTLNASVAAGVLLYAARRGRA from the coding sequence GTGTGGATCTACGGACGCAACCCCGTCGCCGAAGCGCTCGAGCAGGGCCAGGTCGAACGGCTCCTGCTGGCCGAGGGCGTCCAGCGCGGCCGCGTCGCGCCGCTCGAGAAGGCCGCCCGCCGGGCCGGCATCCCCATCGACCGTGTCCCCCGCATCGACCTGGACGCGGCACTCGGGACGACCGCGCACCAGGGCGTCGCCGCGGAACTCCCCGAGCTCGACCACCAACCGCTCGACGCCGCGTTCGCGCGCGCCGAGGCGGCGGACGAACCGCTGTTGCTGGTGCTGCTCGATCACGTGCAGGACCCCCGCAACTACGGCGCGATCATCCGCAGCGCCGAGGTGCTCGGCGCGCACGGCGTCGTCACCGAAGCGCGGCGCAGCGCACCGCTCTCCGCGGTCGTCGCGAAGACCGCGGCGGGCGCCGCCAGCCTCCTGCCGCTCGTGCAGGTCGCGAACCTCGGGAACCTCATCCGGGACCTCAAGAAGCGCGGGACGTGGATCTACGGCGCCGACCACCACGCGGCGGAGGCCCCCGACCGGCTCGACTGGCGGCGGGACGTCGCCCTCGTCATCGGCGCGGAGGGGCGCGGCCTCCGCCGCGTCGTGCGGGAGGCGTGCGACGCGACGGTCGCCATCCCGACGTACGGTCGCATCGACACCCTGAACGCGTCCGTCGCCGCCGGCGTGCTGCTGTACGCCGCTCGGCGAGGGCGCGCCTGA